AGGTACTTTGTCACTGCAGTCCTAGTATATAATGTGAGAGATCCAACAACTATGAATGATTATCGTGTGTATGAAAGCCCATATGCTGTGTATCACAGAACTAACCTTAGACCAACTGTCAGACCCGTTTCATCCTTCATAGTGATTAAACATGGACCCGCGTCCTTTGACCCACCACTGTATCGTACATGCAATATGCATGACATACTCTTTGTTGGTTACCTAGGCAGACATCACTTAATGGTAAGTATCTTAGCAGCCCGGTACACTGGGAGAAGTTTTGGTCTGTATTTTGATTCTGAAGATTGCACTTGCATGAGAAGGACCGTCTGCATTATGTCACCCTACGCTGCTTTGACAGACGCCTTCAGTGACTGCTCCATCATACACTGGCGGAACATAGTGAAAACTCAAGGCCATTGTATATTTGACACGGTTTGGAAGACATTTAATGCAAGCCTGATAAATGTACGTTGTGGAAACTCTGTAGTGGAGGGTTCAGAGAGATGTGACTGTGGCTCCTTAAAGCAGTGTTATAGCAACACATGCTGTAACACTGACTGTTCCCTTAAGAGAGGATCTGTTTGTGATAAAGAAATGTGCTGTACAAACTGTACGTACGCTACGCCTGGAACGCTGTGCAGACCAATCCAAAATATATGTGACCTCCCCGAGTACTGCCCTGGGGGTACTTACCTATGCCCCCAGAACTTTTATCTGCAAGATGGAACCCCCTGTACCGAGGAGGGCTACTGCTATCATGGAAACTGCACTGACCGCACCATGCACTGCCAAGAGATCTTTGGAAGACACGCTGTGAATGCCGACGACAGCTGCTATACAATAAATACAAAGGCCACTCGATTTGGACACTGTTCAAGAAGAGCTCCTCTAATGACTTTTAACCCTTGTCAGAATGCAGACATAAAGTGTGGAAGGCTGCAGTGCGGCAACGTCACACACCTTCCCCGGCTGCCAGACCACGCCTCGTTCCATCAGTCAAAGATCTCACAGGTGTGGTGCTGGGGATTAGACACACACATAGCAACAGGGATAAATGATGTTGGTCATGTGAGAAACGGTACCCCCTGTGCCCCTGGAAAGTTCTGTGAGAATAACTTCTGCAATGCTTCTATAGCTGCGATAACATATGACTGTAACCCTGAGAAATGCAGTTTTAGAGGAATTTGCAACAACAGAAGGAATTGCCATTGCCATGTAGGCTGGGACCCTCCATATTGTGCAGATAAAGGTGCTGGAGGGAGCCAAGACAGCGGATCCCCACCAAGAATGATGCGGTCAGTAAAACAAAGCCAAGAATCAGTGGTATATTTGAGAGTGGTCTTCGGTCGCATCTATGCCTTCATAGCTGCTCTCCTCTTGGGCGTAGCCACAAATGTAAAAGTTATCAAGACCTCCACAGTTCATGAAGCGACAACAGgtgcaaaataaattataaaccaGCCTGCCAACCCCTGTACAGCCAGAGGCAATATAGAAGTAAGATCTCTGATAAAATCTGTAATGGGATGGCAAAGATGATTTTCACATTCCAGAACCCTCCAAGAGACACTGGAGGACTTCCACACATCAGGGGTGGTGAAGAGGCATTGA
This genomic interval from Camelus ferus isolate YT-003-E chromosome 11, BCGSAC_Cfer_1.0, whole genome shotgun sequence contains the following:
- the LOC116666876 gene encoding disintegrin and metalloproteinase domain-containing protein 20-like; amino-acid sequence: MSLNRGTKLAESQVTRRTALLLLGFWAMLAPVQCSQGHPSWRYISSEVVIPRKELHHGKGVQMPGWLSYSLYFGGQRHVMHMKSKNIFWPGQLLLLTQDEQGALQMDFPFIPSDCYHLGYVEGIPFSMVTVDTCYGGLEGIMKLDDLAYEIKPLRYSKTFEHVVSQIVADADTMGPVHRLKDRQNGDPLFPEAVIKHGPASFDPPLYRTCNMHDILFVGYLGRHHLMVSILAARYTGRSFGLYFDSEDCTCMRRTVCIMSPYAALTDAFSDCSIIHWRNIVKTQGHCIFDTVWKTFNASLINVRCGNSVVEGSERCDCGSLKQCYSNTCCNTDCSLKRGSVCDKEMCCTNCTYATPGTLCRPIQNICDLPEYCPGGTYLCPQNFYLQDGTPCTEEGYCYHGNCTDRTMHCQEIFGRHAVNADDSCYTINTKATRFGHCSRRAPLMTFNPCQNADIKCGRLQCGNVTHLPRLPDHASFHQSKISQVWCWGLDTHIATGINDVGHVRNGTPCAPGKFCENNFCNASIAAITYDCNPEKCSFRGICNNRRNCHCHVGWDPPYCADKGAGGSQDSGSPPRMMRSVKQSQESVVYLRVVFGRIYAFIAALLLGVATNVKVIKTSTVHEATTGAK